A DNA window from Phragmites australis chromosome 11, lpPhrAust1.1, whole genome shotgun sequence contains the following coding sequences:
- the LOC133885670 gene encoding elongation factor 1-alpha-like encodes MGKEKTHINIVVIGHVDSGKSTTTGHLIYKLGGIDKRVIERFEKEAAEMNKRSFKYAWVLDKLKAERERGITIDIALWKFETTKYYCTVIDAPGHRDFIKNMITGTSQADCAVLIIDSTTGGFEAGISKDGQTREHALLAFTLGVKQMICCCNKMDATTPKYSKARYDEIVKEVSSYLKKVGYNPDKIPFVPISGFEGDNMIERSTNLDWYKGPTLLEALDQINEPKRPSDKPLRLPLQDVYKIGGIGTVPVGRVETGVLKPGMVVTFGPSGLTTEVKSVEMHHEALQEALPGDNVGFNVKNVAVKDIKRGYVASNSKDDPAKEAASFTSQVIIMNHPGQIGNGYAPVLDCHTSHIAVKFAELLTKIDRRSGKELEKEPKFLKNGDAGMVKMIPTKPMVVETFSAYPPLGRFAVRDMRQTVAVGVIKSVEKKDPTGAKVTKAAAKKK; translated from the exons ATGGGTAAGGAGAAGACTCACATCAACATCGTGGTCATCGGCCACGTCGACTCCGGCAAGTCGACCACCACCGGCCACCTGATCTACAAGCTTGGCGGTATCGACAAGCGTGTGATCGAGAGGTTCGAGAAAGAGGCAGCGGAAATGAACAAGAGGTCGTTCAAGTACGCGTGGGTGCTCGACAAGCTCAAGGCTGAGCGTGAGAGAGGTATCACCATCGATATCGCCCTGTGGAAGTTCGAGACCACCAAGTACTACTGCACTGTAATTGATGCCCCCGGACACCGTGACTTCATCAAGAACATGATCACCGGCACCTCCCAGGCTGATTGTGCTGTCCTTATCATTGACTCCACCACTGGTGGTTTTGAGGCTGGTATCTCCAAGGATGGCCAGACCCGTGAGCATGCTCTCCTTGCTTTCACTCTTGGAGTGAAGCAGATGATTTGCTGCTGCAACAAG ATGGATGCCACCACTCCCAAGTATTCGAAGGCCCGATACGATGAGATTGTGAAGGAAGTCTCCTCCTACCTCAAGAAGGTTGGCTACAACCCTGACAAGATTCCCTTCGTTCCCATCTCTGGTTTCGAGGGTGACAACATGATTGAGAGGTCCACCAACCTTGACTGGTACAAGGGCCCAACCCTGCTTGAGGCTCTTGACCAGATCAATGAGCCCAAGAGGCCTTCGGACAAGCCCCTGCGTCTCCCCCTTCAGGATGTGTACAAGATTGGTGGTATTGGCACTGTCCCTGTTGGTCGTGTTGAGACTGGTGTCCTCAAGCCTGGTATGGTTGTTACCTTTGGTCCCAGCGGCCTGACCACTGAGGTCAAGTCTGTTGAGATGCACCACGAGGCTCTCCAGGAGGCCCTTCCCGGTGACAATGTTGGTTTCAACGTGAAGAACGTTGCGGTGAAGGATATCAAGCGTGGGTATGTGGCCTCCAACTCCAAGGATGACCCTGCCAAGGAGGCTGCCAGCTTCACCTCCCAGGTCATCATCATGAACCACCCTGGGCAGATTGGCAACGGCTACGCCCCAGTGCTGGACTGCCACACCTCCCACATTGCTGTCAAGTTTGCTGAGCTCCTGACCAAGATCGACAGGCGATCTGGCAAGGAGCTCGAGAAGGAGCCCAAGTTCCTGAAGAACGGTGATGCTGGTATGGTGAAGATGATTCCCACCAAGCCCATGGTAGTGGAGACCTTCTCCGCGTACCCTCCTCTGGGTCGTTTCGCTGTACGTGACATGAGGCAGACGGTTGCTGTTGGAGTCATCAAGAGCGTGGAGAAGAAGGACCCTACCGGTGCCAAGGTGACCAAGGCTGCTGCCAAGAAGAAATGA
- the LOC133884833 gene encoding protein BONZAI 3-like: MGGCFSVAGDVRGGMEAVGGGGGGRSSGAAQPDGPNDAVDYFFQTRGLRSLYTPIELSFSASKLRDMDVLSKSDPMLVVYTKKDGRLEEIGRTEVILNSLEPSWITKATMSYQFEIVQPLIFKIYDVDTKYHKTPVKMLNLAQQDFLGETCCNVSEIVTKFNHSLTLNLRSGSGHALLGTMTVHAEESDSSRMAVEMALRCLNLENKDVFSKSDPFLRISKLVETAGPIPICKTEVIMNNLNPVWRPITLTSQQYGSKDNPLLVECFDFDSSGDHELIGAFQTTITQLENLYNSKSGANFYSHKGQKKLKGQLFVDKLQEKVQHTFLDYISSGFELNFMVAVDFTASNGDPRAPQSLHYIDPSGRPNSYQQAILGVGEILQFYDSDRRFPAWGFGAKTEGRILHYFNLNTTSNDCEVVGVEGIMSAYTTALCSVSLAGPTMFGPVINKAAEIASQSLQCANNKYFVLLIITDGVLTDIQETKDSIVRASDLPLSILIVGVGNADFKQMEILDADNGKRLESSTGRIATRDVVQFVPMREVQGGHVSVVQSLLEELPCQFLTYVRSRDIKPQVPGYASAPVYPPQQ; encoded by the exons atgggaggGTGCTTCTCCGTCGCCGGCGACGTGCGGGGCGGGATGGAGGCCGTgggaggcggcgggggcgggaGGAGCAGCGGGGCGGCGCAGCCGGATGGGCCGAACGACGCGGTCGACTACTTCTTCCAGACGCGCGGCCTCCGCAGCCTCTACACGCCCATCGAG CTGTCGTTTTCAGCATCAAAGTTGCGGGATATGGATGTTCTTTCAAAG AGTGATCCTATGTTAGTGGTCTACACTAAAAAAGACGGAAGGCTAGAAGAGATTGGCCGTACTGAAGTGATTTTGAATTCACTGGAACCGTCATGGATCACAAAGGCTACAATGTCTTACCAATTTGAGATTGTGCAGCCACTCAT ATTCAAGATATATGACGTTGACACAAAGTATCACAAAACTCCAGTGAAG ATGTTGAACTTGGCTCAGCAAGATTTTCTAGGGGAAACATGCTGCAACGTATCAGAG ATTGTCACAAAATTCAACCATAGCCTAACATTGAACCTCCGAAGCGGTTCTGGACATGCTCTTCTGGGAACAATGACTGTGCATGCTGAAGAAAGCGATTCCTCTAGAATGGCTGTCGAGATGGCACTGCGGTGCCTGAACTTGGAAAACAAAGATGTGTTCTCCAAAAGT GATCCCTTCTTGAGAATATCAAAACTGGTAGAGACAGCTGGTCCCATTCCTATCTGCAAAACAGAAGTCATAATGAACAACTTAAACCCTGTTTGGAGGCCAATCACTCTAACTTCCCAACAATATGGAAGCAAG GACAACCCTCTGCTAGTTGAGTGTTTCGATTTTGATTCCAGTGGTGACCATGAACTGATTGG GGCCTTCCAGACAACTATTACTCAGCTTGAAAATCTATATAACTCAAAGTCTGGAGCAAATTTTTACAGCCATAAGGGACAAAAAAAG TTGAAGGGACAATTGTTTGTAGATAAGTTGCAGGAAAAAGTCCAGCATACTTTCTTGGACTATATTTCCAGTGGATTTGAGCTTAATTTTATGGTGGCTGTAGATTTTACCG CTTCAAATGGCGACCCCCGTGCACCACAATCCTTGCACTACATTGACCCCTCTGGCAGACCTAATTCATACCAACAG GCAATCCTAGGGGTCGGCGAAATTCTACAGTTTTATGACAGTGATAGGCGATTCCCTGCATGGGGCTTTGGAGCAAAGACAGAAGGGCGTATTTTGCATTATTTTAACTTGAATACAACTAGCAATGACTGTGAG GTCGTTGGAGTTGAAGGCATCATGTCAGCGTACACCACTGCTCTTTGCAGTGTTTCGCTTGCTGGGCCAACTATGTTTGGGCCCGTGATCAACAAAGCTGCAGAAATTGCAAGCCAGTCCCTTCAATGTGCAAACAATAAATATTTTGTCTTGCTCATTATCACG GATGGAGTTCTCACTgacatccaagaaacaaaagattCTATTGTAAGGGCATCAGATTTGCCATTGTCAATTCTCATTGTTGGCGTCGGAAATGCTGATTTCAAACAAATGGAG ATCCTAGACGCAGACAACGGTAAGCGACTGGAAAGCTCGACTGGCAGGATTGCGACACGCGACGTCGTCCAGTTTGTTCCCATGAGGGAAGTCCAAG GTGGCCATGTCTCCGTTGTCCAATCTCTTCTGGAGGAGCTGCCCTGTCAGTTCCTGACGTACGTGCGCAGCCGGGACATCAAGCCACAGGTTCCGGGGTATGCTTCAGCGCCTGTTTACCCTCCTCAACAGTGA